From the Halichoerus grypus chromosome 3, mHalGry1.hap1.1, whole genome shotgun sequence genome, one window contains:
- the COQ2 gene encoding 4-hydroxybenzoate polyprenyltransferase, mitochondrial isoform X1 produces MLGARGGAVARGLQVLTHSWRRDSRALALARACGAPRAGHWQPSAGPGPRRSRLSLSAAAVVNSAPRPLQPYLRLMRLDKPIGTWLLYLPCTWSIGLAAEPGCFPDWYMLSLFGTGAVLMRGAGCTINDMWDRDYDKKVIRTVNRPIAAGDISIFRSFIFLGGQLTLALGVLLCLNYYSIALGAASLLLVITYPLMKRITYWPQLALGLTFNWGALLGWSAVKGSCDPSVCLPLYFSGIMWTLIYDTIYAHQDKRDDALIGLKSTALRFRDNTKQWLSGFGVAMLGALSLVGVNSGQTAPYYTALAAVGAHLAHQIYTLDIHRPEDCWDKFTSNRTLGLIVLLGIVLGNLWKEKKTDEAKKSIGSRIEN; encoded by the exons ATGCTGGGCGCTCGCGGCGGGGCCGTCGCGCGGGGCCTGCAGGTCCTGACGCACTCATGGCGGCGGGACTCCCGCGCCCTGGCCCTGGCGCGTGCGTGTGGCGCGCCCCGCGCGGGGCACTGGCAGCCCTCTGCGGGGCCGGGACCGCGCAGGAGTCGGCTCAGCCTGTCGGCCGCGGCGGTGGTGAATTCGGCGCCGCGCCCTCTGCAGCCCTACTTGCGCCTCATGCGGTTGGACAAGCCCATTG GCACCTGGCTGCTGTATCTGCCGTGTACTTGGAGCATTGGGCTAGCAGCTGAACCAGGTTGTTTTCCAGATTGGTACATGTTATCCCTCTTTGGCACTGGAGCTGTTCTGATGCGCGGAGCAGGCTGTACTATTAATGACATGTGGGACCGGGACTATGATAAAAAG GTTATAAGAACAGTGAATCGCCCAATAGCAGCTGGAGACATTTCAATTTTTCGATCCTTTATTTTCCTCGGAGGACAACTGACCTTGGCACTGGGTGTTCTTCTGTGTCTGAATTACTACAG TATAGCTCTGGGAGCAGCATCCCTGCTTCTTGTCATCACCTACCCGCTAATGAAAAGAATTACATACTGGCCTCAACTAGCCCTAG GGCTGACTTTTAATTGGGGAGCATTACTTGGATGGTCTGCTGTCAAGGGCTCCTGTGATCCATCTGTTTGCctgcctctttatttttctggaattATGTGGACTCTAATATATGATACTATCTATGCCcaccag GACAAAAGAGATGATGCTCTGATTGGTCTTAAGTCCACGGCGCTGCGTTTCCGTGACAACACCAAGCAGTGGCTCAGTGGCTTCGGTGTGGCGATGCTGGGGGCTCTGAGCCTGGTGGGCGTGAACAGCGGTCAGACCGCCCCCTACTACACTGCTCTGGCTGCTGTAGGAGCCCATCTGGCACACCAG ATCTACACTCTAGACATCCACAGACCTGAGGATTGTTGGGATAAATTTACCTCCAACCGAACACTAGGACTAATAGTTTTGTTAGGGATTGTCCTTGGGAATttgtggaaggaaaagaaaacagatgaagcaAAGAAAAGTATAGGTAGTAGAATAGAAAATTAG
- the COQ2 gene encoding 4-hydroxybenzoate polyprenyltransferase, mitochondrial isoform X2 — protein MLGARGGAVARGLQVLTHSWRRDSRALALARACGAPRAGHWQPSAGPGPRRSRLSLSAAAVVNSAPRPLQPYLRLMRLDKPIGTWLLYLPCTWSIGLAAEPGCFPDWYMLSLFGTGAVLMRGAGCTINDMWDRDYDKKVIRTVNRPIAAGDISIFRSFIFLGGQLTLALGVLLCLNYYSIALGAASLLLVITYPLMKRITYWPQLALGLTFNWGALLGWSAVKGSCDPSVCLPLYFSGIMWTLIYDTIYAHQDKRDDALIGLKSTALRFRDNTKQWLSGFGVAMLGALSLVGVNSGQTAPYYTALAAVGAHLAHQIQKDVSLYVGDLLYTDYCRLLISVSKTCIAV, from the exons ATGCTGGGCGCTCGCGGCGGGGCCGTCGCGCGGGGCCTGCAGGTCCTGACGCACTCATGGCGGCGGGACTCCCGCGCCCTGGCCCTGGCGCGTGCGTGTGGCGCGCCCCGCGCGGGGCACTGGCAGCCCTCTGCGGGGCCGGGACCGCGCAGGAGTCGGCTCAGCCTGTCGGCCGCGGCGGTGGTGAATTCGGCGCCGCGCCCTCTGCAGCCCTACTTGCGCCTCATGCGGTTGGACAAGCCCATTG GCACCTGGCTGCTGTATCTGCCGTGTACTTGGAGCATTGGGCTAGCAGCTGAACCAGGTTGTTTTCCAGATTGGTACATGTTATCCCTCTTTGGCACTGGAGCTGTTCTGATGCGCGGAGCAGGCTGTACTATTAATGACATGTGGGACCGGGACTATGATAAAAAG GTTATAAGAACAGTGAATCGCCCAATAGCAGCTGGAGACATTTCAATTTTTCGATCCTTTATTTTCCTCGGAGGACAACTGACCTTGGCACTGGGTGTTCTTCTGTGTCTGAATTACTACAG TATAGCTCTGGGAGCAGCATCCCTGCTTCTTGTCATCACCTACCCGCTAATGAAAAGAATTACATACTGGCCTCAACTAGCCCTAG GGCTGACTTTTAATTGGGGAGCATTACTTGGATGGTCTGCTGTCAAGGGCTCCTGTGATCCATCTGTTTGCctgcctctttatttttctggaattATGTGGACTCTAATATATGATACTATCTATGCCcaccag GACAAAAGAGATGATGCTCTGATTGGTCTTAAGTCCACGGCGCTGCGTTTCCGTGACAACACCAAGCAGTGGCTCAGTGGCTTCGGTGTGGCGATGCTGGGGGCTCTGAGCCTGGTGGGCGTGAACAGCGGTCAGACCGCCCCCTACTACACTGCTCTGGCTGCTGTAGGAGCCCATCTGGCACACCAG ATCCAAAAAGATGTTAGCCTGTATGTAGGTGATCTGTTGTATACAGACTATTGCAGATTACTTATCAGTGTAAGCAAGACTTGCATAGCAGTATGA
- the COQ2 gene encoding 4-hydroxybenzoate polyprenyltransferase, mitochondrial isoform X3 has translation MLGARGGAVARGLQVLTHSWRRDSRALALARACGAPRAGHWQPSAGPGPRRSRLSLSAAAVVNSAPRPLQPYLRLMRLDKPIGTWLLYLPCTWSIGLAAEPGCFPDWYMLSLFGTGAVLMRGAGCTINDMWDRDYDKKVIRTVNRPIAAGDISIFRSFIFLGGQLTLALGVLLCLNYYSIALGAASLLLVITYPLMKRITYWPQLALGLTFNWGALLGWSAVKGSCDPSVCLPLYFSGIMWTLIYDTIYAHQIYTLDIHRPEDCWDKFTSNRTLGLIVLLGIVLGNLWKEKKTDEAKKSIGSRIEN, from the exons ATGCTGGGCGCTCGCGGCGGGGCCGTCGCGCGGGGCCTGCAGGTCCTGACGCACTCATGGCGGCGGGACTCCCGCGCCCTGGCCCTGGCGCGTGCGTGTGGCGCGCCCCGCGCGGGGCACTGGCAGCCCTCTGCGGGGCCGGGACCGCGCAGGAGTCGGCTCAGCCTGTCGGCCGCGGCGGTGGTGAATTCGGCGCCGCGCCCTCTGCAGCCCTACTTGCGCCTCATGCGGTTGGACAAGCCCATTG GCACCTGGCTGCTGTATCTGCCGTGTACTTGGAGCATTGGGCTAGCAGCTGAACCAGGTTGTTTTCCAGATTGGTACATGTTATCCCTCTTTGGCACTGGAGCTGTTCTGATGCGCGGAGCAGGCTGTACTATTAATGACATGTGGGACCGGGACTATGATAAAAAG GTTATAAGAACAGTGAATCGCCCAATAGCAGCTGGAGACATTTCAATTTTTCGATCCTTTATTTTCCTCGGAGGACAACTGACCTTGGCACTGGGTGTTCTTCTGTGTCTGAATTACTACAG TATAGCTCTGGGAGCAGCATCCCTGCTTCTTGTCATCACCTACCCGCTAATGAAAAGAATTACATACTGGCCTCAACTAGCCCTAG GGCTGACTTTTAATTGGGGAGCATTACTTGGATGGTCTGCTGTCAAGGGCTCCTGTGATCCATCTGTTTGCctgcctctttatttttctggaattATGTGGACTCTAATATATGATACTATCTATGCCcaccag ATCTACACTCTAGACATCCACAGACCTGAGGATTGTTGGGATAAATTTACCTCCAACCGAACACTAGGACTAATAGTTTTGTTAGGGATTGTCCTTGGGAATttgtggaaggaaaagaaaacagatgaagcaAAGAAAAGTATAGGTAGTAGAATAGAAAATTAG